GGCGGCGACCCGCTCCACTTCGGCATCATCATGATCATCACGCTGATGATGGGCGAGATCACCCCGCCCTTCGGCATGGTGCTCTTCGCCATCACCCGGGTGGCGAACATCGCCTTTGCGGACCTGGTGCGGGGCGTCACGCCTTACCTGATTCCCATCCTCGTCCTGCTGGTGATCCTGGTGATCTTCCCCCAGCTCGTGACCGCCCTACCGGGGCTGATGTGAGCGGAGACTCTATACCCAATACCCATAAGAGGAGAAACGCATGCGCTTGCCTACTGAAAGCGTGAGCATCATGGACGTCACCGCGCGTGACGGCTTCCAGATGGAGAAGGCCTGGATTCCCACCGAGGAGAAGATCGGAGTCATCAACGCCGTCCTGGCTTCCGGCGTCAGGCGGATCGAGGCCACCTCCTTTGTCTCCCCCAAAGCGGTGCCCCAGCTCAGCGACGCCGACGAAGTCCTGGCGGGCATCGACAGGCCCAAAGGCGCCGCCGTCACCGTCTTGGTCCCCAACCTGAGGGGCGCCGAGTTGGCCTTG
The sequence above is a segment of the Deinococcota bacterium genome. Coding sequences within it:
- a CDS encoding TRAP transporter large permease subunit codes for the protein GGDPLHFGIIMIITLMMGEITPPFGMVLFAITRVANIAFADLVRGVTPYLIPILVLLVILVIFPQLVTALPGLM